A genomic window from Candidatus Neomarinimicrobiota bacterium includes:
- a CDS encoding NAD-dependent succinate-semialdehyde dehydrogenase: protein MALISINPATGEIIREYKEMTQSEVEQVLVQSQAAFTDWCETDFTHRAELLRKVAAELRSDSDGYARLMTEEMGKPIREGRAETEKCAWVCDYYAEKAEEFLSPQLVETDASESYIAFQPMGVVLAVMPWNFPFWQVFRFAAPTLMAGNVGVLKHSSNVMGCALAIEEVFRRAGYPEGCFRTLLVGGAGVEPVIENPIVKAVTLTGSTPAGKAVASKAGDMLKKIVLELGGSDPYVILEDADLNQAVAACVTSRLINTGQSCIAAKRYIVVESLYEEFKRRLLDQMSKVKAGDPMLEETQIGPLAREDLRDELHDQVVRSIERGARCLLGGKIPEDAGTFYPVTILADVKSGMPAYEEEIFGPVATLIPVKNEEEAIRVANDSLFGLGAAVFTSDLAKGARIATTKLEAGCCFVNDFVRSDPRLPFGGVKESGYGRELSEYGIKEFVNIKTVYIK, encoded by the coding sequence ATGGCACTCATTTCTATAAATCCGGCAACGGGAGAAATCATCCGTGAATACAAAGAGATGACGCAGTCGGAAGTCGAACAGGTTCTCGTTCAATCGCAGGCGGCCTTTACTGACTGGTGCGAGACCGATTTTACCCATCGGGCGGAGCTGTTACGAAAAGTGGCGGCGGAACTACGTTCAGACAGTGACGGCTACGCCAGACTGATGACTGAAGAGATGGGCAAGCCGATCCGGGAGGGCCGGGCTGAAACCGAGAAGTGTGCCTGGGTGTGCGACTACTACGCTGAAAAGGCGGAAGAATTCCTTTCTCCACAACTTGTGGAAACGGACGCTTCCGAAAGCTACATCGCTTTCCAGCCCATGGGAGTCGTCCTCGCTGTAATGCCGTGGAATTTCCCCTTCTGGCAGGTGTTTCGTTTTGCCGCCCCTACCCTCATGGCCGGAAACGTCGGTGTGCTGAAGCATTCATCGAACGTCATGGGGTGCGCCCTCGCCATTGAAGAGGTGTTCAGAAGAGCCGGCTACCCAGAGGGATGTTTCCGCACCCTGCTTGTAGGAGGTGCCGGCGTAGAGCCGGTCATAGAGAATCCCATAGTAAAAGCGGTGACACTCACTGGTAGTACGCCGGCAGGAAAGGCGGTTGCATCAAAAGCCGGTGACATGCTTAAGAAGATAGTGTTGGAACTTGGCGGGAGCGATCCTTATGTCATCCTCGAGGATGCCGACCTCAATCAGGCGGTAGCAGCTTGCGTCACCAGCCGTCTAATCAATACCGGTCAGAGCTGCATTGCTGCCAAGCGGTACATTGTGGTTGAATCTCTCTACGAAGAATTTAAACGCCGTCTGCTGGATCAGATGAGCAAAGTGAAAGCAGGTGATCCCATGCTGGAAGAGACACAGATCGGGCCCCTGGCGAGGGAAGACCTGCGGGATGAACTACACGATCAGGTAGTCAGAAGTATCGAGCGCGGAGCCAGATGCTTGCTGGGCGGCAAGATTCCGGAAGATGCCGGCACATTCTACCCTGTCACCATTCTGGCTGATGTAAAGTCCGGGATGCCCGCCTACGAAGAAGAAATCTTCGGCCCCGTAGCCACACTCATTCCGGTGAAGAATGAAGAGGAAGCGATCCGGGTGGCCAATGATTCACTGTTCGGCCTGGGCGCAGCAGTGTTCACTTCGGACTTAGCTAAGGGCGCCAGAATCGCCACCACAAAACTGGAAGCAGGATGTTGCTTCGTGAATGATTTTGTCAGATCGGATCCCCGCCTGCCCTTCGGCGGTGTCAAGGAGAGTGGTTATGGCCGCGAGCTGTCCGAATACGGTATCAAGGAATTCGTAAATATCAAGACGGTCTACATAAAATAA
- a CDS encoding FliG C-terminal domain-containing protein, translating to MITDYNRLAGIDKIAILFTVVGEGLAVKLVKGLGEADVRRIRARAREMETISTAVKKQVIDEFYLALISKKLQTEGEGSDAKKPFAFLDELADEQLAALLEVEEARIIAMALTQVASDRQMYVMNKLTPEVRSRVLMEMGNLQDVPLEAVVNIATELEHKSHFLPRAVEFSRGGGKGIADILGQMSPEEESRFLDSVDRESPDLAKEIKKYHLTFDNILVFPDGLLRDIMNSVELDAIAMAMKGQEQAVIDKVIENLPSKKQAMFEPVEGAVPKRDVDSARKSIVDAARQMEKDGRFNLEDILGGSEMIE from the coding sequence ATGATTACCGACTATAACAGATTGGCAGGTATTGATAAGATAGCGATCCTCTTCACAGTTGTGGGAGAAGGATTGGCCGTGAAGCTGGTGAAAGGGTTGGGCGAGGCGGATGTTCGCAGAATCCGCGCCAGAGCGCGTGAGATGGAGACTATATCAACGGCGGTTAAGAAGCAGGTGATAGATGAGTTTTATCTCGCACTTATTTCGAAGAAACTTCAAACTGAGGGTGAAGGTAGCGACGCCAAGAAACCGTTTGCCTTCCTCGATGAGCTGGCAGATGAGCAGCTAGCTGCGCTGCTGGAAGTAGAGGAAGCGAGGATTATTGCCATGGCTCTGACTCAGGTAGCATCGGATCGTCAGATGTATGTCATGAACAAGTTGACTCCGGAAGTCCGCTCAAGAGTGCTTATGGAGATGGGGAACCTCCAGGATGTGCCCCTTGAAGCAGTGGTTAATATCGCAACTGAGCTGGAACATAAATCGCACTTCCTCCCGCGGGCCGTGGAATTCTCCCGCGGCGGAGGTAAGGGAATTGCCGATATTCTGGGACAGATGAGTCCTGAAGAAGAGTCCAGGTTCCTGGATTCAGTTGATCGGGAATCACCTGACTTAGCCAAGGAGATTAAAAAGTATCACCTTACCTTTGATAACATCCTCGTATTTCCAGATGGTCTTCTGCGTGATATTATGAACTCCGTAGAACTGGATGCTATTGCCATGGCCATGAAAGGACAGGAGCAGGCGGTTATCGATAAAGTTATCGAGAATCTGCCCTCGAAAAAGCAAGCCATGTTTGAACCGGTTGAAGGAGCTGTTCCGAAACGGGATGTGGATTCGGCCAGGAAGTCTATTGTAGATGCAGCACGGCAGATGGAAAAGGACGGCCGGTTTAATCTAGAAGACATTCTTGGTGGTAGTGAAATGATAGAATAG
- a CDS encoding flagellar M-ring protein FliF C-terminal domain-containing protein: MKKWLLTFIGGLTLIGFLIPLLIAQESTFLAQKLMLENDLRKRIHSALEKILEDHRYVLDVTVDLEFTPTVREEVTFRPSDSRAVELSEVKEEDTPITQNDEEGSRRSRVTGIPIPGFDFQIEEEEPVEEPVTEATTEASVRAPEQGSQIVSQTYADTKSSVPVIKKMEVSCILPEGSPPELIENVRQIIMVAAHFDRGRGDELSVMTASFKQRRDEQTAEAIILRSIAEKIDQLEQKQGESDAQVAEDWRAELEQWKDEEVRRQEEERSVWRAELDRLENDRLRRDIDEQRKTLLARDSVRMQQLTDELAQLRTALSSPQLSEEEQVVAEGEMAEKEKEKAELDSVIEEKLAMLEKAQEEMQSAGGGMSNIPIYLMSAISLLAVIALAAVIIFNGRSKPKYVMPPPWMMGPPPSKKKVKGNNGEKREPAPAPAAPPPQPAPQPVAEDTGVLQSEIKSSRQSIVSMAVGEPETATAIVKEWLEEEAPPPPEEPAQAAPAPEPAAAEEEDEGKKKKKKKKK, encoded by the coding sequence ATGAAAAAGTGGTTATTGACATTTATCGGGGGATTGACCCTAATAGGGTTTCTCATTCCACTTCTGATCGCTCAGGAATCAACATTTCTGGCACAGAAGTTGATGTTAGAGAATGATCTCCGCAAACGAATCCATTCAGCATTGGAGAAGATTCTTGAGGATCATCGTTACGTTCTGGATGTGACGGTGGACTTGGAATTCACGCCAACAGTTCGTGAGGAGGTCACATTCCGTCCCTCCGATAGTCGAGCTGTGGAGTTATCCGAAGTTAAAGAAGAGGATACACCTATAACACAAAATGATGAGGAGGGGTCACGACGGTCACGTGTGACAGGCATTCCCATCCCCGGATTTGACTTTCAGATAGAGGAAGAGGAGCCGGTGGAAGAGCCGGTGACGGAGGCAACAACAGAGGCGTCCGTACGAGCTCCGGAGCAAGGTTCCCAAATTGTCTCTCAAACTTATGCCGACACTAAATCCTCAGTTCCTGTTATCAAAAAGATGGAAGTCAGCTGCATACTGCCTGAAGGTTCACCTCCTGAACTGATAGAAAATGTTCGCCAGATTATTATGGTGGCGGCTCATTTTGACAGAGGTCGGGGCGATGAACTGAGTGTTATGACGGCATCATTTAAGCAGCGCCGGGATGAGCAGACAGCTGAAGCCATCATTCTGCGCAGCATTGCTGAAAAGATTGATCAACTGGAGCAGAAGCAAGGGGAAAGCGACGCTCAGGTCGCCGAGGATTGGCGTGCCGAGCTGGAACAGTGGAAAGACGAGGAGGTACGTCGTCAGGAGGAAGAGAGATCTGTCTGGCGTGCTGAGCTGGACCGCCTTGAGAATGACCGCCTTCGCCGTGACATCGATGAACAGAGAAAAACACTTCTTGCTCGGGATTCTGTCAGAATGCAGCAACTAACAGATGAACTGGCTCAGTTAAGAACGGCTCTTTCCAGCCCGCAGCTGTCTGAGGAAGAGCAGGTGGTAGCTGAAGGTGAAATGGCGGAAAAAGAGAAAGAGAAGGCAGAACTTGATTCTGTTATTGAGGAAAAACTCGCCATGCTTGAGAAGGCGCAGGAAGAGATGCAATCAGCAGGTGGCGGCATGAGCAACATTCCCATTTATCTTATGAGCGCCATTTCTCTGCTGGCGGTAATTGCTCTAGCTGCTGTTATCATTTTTAACGGTAGATCCAAGCCCAAGTATGTCATGCCTCCCCCGTGGATGATGGGGCCTCCGCCCAGCAAAAAAAAAGTGAAGGGGAATAATGGTGAAAAGAGAGAACCGGCCCCTGCTCCTGCAGCACCCCCGCCTCAACCGGCACCGCAACCTGTTGCTGAGGATACTGGCGTTCTGCAGTCGGAGATCAAGTCGTCCCGCCAATCAATCGTATCCATGGCTGTGGGAGAGCCGGAGACTGCAACCGCTATCGTCAAGGAATGGTTAGAGGAGGAGGCGCCTCCACCGCCTGAAGAACCTGCGCAGGCAGCCCCCGCGCCGGAACCAGCGGCGGCTGAGGAAGAGGACGAAGGTAAGAAAAAGAAGAAAAAGAAGAAGAAATAG